The Candidatus Nitrosocaldus cavascurensis genome segment TAAGCATAGTGGATGCTGGTGATTTGAGTTGTCTATGCAGCAAGCAGGTCAGATACCAGTCCTAATACTAAAGGAGGGTACAGCGCAGACCAAGGGTAGAGAGGCACAGAGGAACAACATAACAGCAGCAAAGTTGGTAGCAGAGATTGTGAAGACCAGTTTAGGGCCAAGGGGAATGGATAAGATGCTTGTTGATACCCTAGGCGATGTTACAATAACAAATGATGGCGCTACAATACTGAAGGAGATGGATGTTCAGCATCCAGCAGCAAAGATGATGGTTGAGATATCAAAGGCTACAGATAATGAGGTTGGTGATGGTACAACATCTGTAGTTGTTCTTGCTGGAGCATTACTTGAGAAGGCTGAAGAACTGATAAACAAGGATGTTCATCCTACAATAATAGTTGATGGGTACAAGAAGGCTGCTGATAAAGCCATAGCAATACTAAAGGAGGTTGCAACCAAGGTTGAGCCAAATGATAGGGAGGCTCTGAAGAAGGTTGCAATAACAACACTAAGTTCAAAGATAGCAGCAAGTGCTATGAACAAGTTGGCTGATCTTGTTATAGATGCAGTACTTACAGTTGCTGAGAAGAAGGATGGCAAGTACAAGGTTGATATAGATAACATAAAGGTTGAGAAGAAGGCTGGTGAGTCTCTACATGATACACAACTGATAAGGGGTATAGTACTTGACAAGGAAGTAGTGCATGGAGGGATGCCAAAGAGGGTAGAGAAGGCAAAGATCGCTCTCATCAATGCTCCATTAGAGATAGAGAAGACAGAGATAAGTGCAGAGATAAACATAAGCACGCCAGAGCAGATGAAGCTCTTCCTTGAGGAGGAGAATAGGATGCTGAAGAGCATGGTAGATAAGATAGTTGCTACAGGCGCAAACGTTGTGATATGCCAGAAGGGTATAGATGATATGGCTCAACACTATCTAGCAAAGGCTGGAGTACTAGCAGTAAGGAGGGTTAAGGAGTCAGATATGTACAAGTTAGCAAAGGCAACTGGTGCAAGGGTTGTTACAAACATTGAGGAGCTATCTCCATCAGATCTAGGTTATGCTGACCTTGTTGAGGAGAGGAAGGTTGAGACTGATAAATGGGTATTCATTGAAGGATGCAAGGATCCTAGAGCAGTTACTATACTGATAAGGGGAGGATCACAGAGGGTTGTTGATGAGGCTGATAGAAGCATACATGATGCAATAATGGTTGTAAAGGATGTTGTTGAGCAGCCATACATATTAACTGGAGGAGGGGCACCAGAGGCGTTTGCTGCTCAGAGGCTGAGGGAGTGGGCAAACACACTCGCTGGAAGGGAGCAGCTAGCAGTTGAGAGGTTCGCTGAAGCACTTGAGGTTATACCATTAACGCTAGCAGAGAATGCTGGCATGGACCCAATAGATACACAAGTGCAGTTGAGAGCCATGCAGGAGAAGTCAACCAAGCCAGTGTATGGTGTTAATGTACTGAAGGGCAAGGTTGAGGATCTTAGCAAGAGTAACGTATGCGAACCATTGGTAGTTAAGGAGCAGATAATAGCATCTGCAGCAGAGGCAGCAAGTATGATACTACGCATAGATGATATCATAGCAGCAAGCAAGCCAAAGGAGGAGAAGGGCGGTAAAGGGGCTGGTGGAAAGGGCGGTATGGGCGGCATGGATATGGAGTAGCATGCAAACAAGAGAGATGACCATTACTTTTATTATTTATTTATTTTTGAGCAGTTGCGATCATAATAGCTGATCAATTTAGCCAGTGAATGGGATGATGGGATTTAGTTTTGATATCTATATTTATACTTAAGCATAAATAATTTTAATAACCTTCACGTAAGTAATAACAATGTCTACAGAAGAAGCCAAGCCTAAACCAGAAACAGGTATAGAGAGGGTTGCAGAAGGTGAGGTTAAGGAAAGGGATGTTGTTATGGCAAAGGAAGGAGAAGAGGAGGCGGTAGAGGTAAGAAAAAGGAGAGGGAGAAGAAGGGGAAGGAAACCAAAGGCTAAAGAAGAAGGGATGCCCACTACGACCACAGCCATAGCAACAGAACCTGCTCATACGCAAGGTATTCAGCAGGTTGCAAGCATGCTTGTAAGGTATGAGAAGTTGCTGAATAGGATAGAGGATAGGCTCAAACCAATCAAGAAGATAGAGAAGGAGAGTAGTATGATAGATACACTGAAGAGGCAGATAAAGGATCTTAGCAAACAGGTATCAAGGCTAGAGAAGAGCATCAACAAGGCTACTGGTAAGGGTAGAAAGGGTAAGGTTAGAGGTAGGAAGGTAAAGGCAAAGAAATGAGTGTAGAGGAAGGAGAAGGAAGTAAGATAGTAAGAAAGGAAGCAGGGAAGGAGAATAGGAGGAAGATGCAGAAAGAGAAAGGAAGAAGAGGAGGAAGAAAGTAGGGGAGAGAGTAGGTGGGATAAGGAACATACAGATTGATGCTTGCATTACAACGTTACCTATTTTTATTTGATCTGTTAATAACATTGTTTACTCTTACAGAGAGGAATCATCTTTATCCTTATCCTTATCATCATAAACCTTAACAATAACTGCATTGTTTATGTCTATATCCCTCCATACTATAGTGTAGCCTAGGATTGATAAGAGCGAGGTGTAGTACTCCTCTGGCACACCATACCCTTCCATT includes the following:
- the thsB gene encoding thermosome subunit beta; amino-acid sequence: MQQAGQIPVLILKEGTAQTKGREAQRNNITAAKLVAEIVKTSLGPRGMDKMLVDTLGDVTITNDGATILKEMDVQHPAAKMMVEISKATDNEVGDGTTSVVVLAGALLEKAEELINKDVHPTIIVDGYKKAADKAIAILKEVATKVEPNDREALKKVAITTLSSKIAASAMNKLADLVIDAVLTVAEKKDGKYKVDIDNIKVEKKAGESLHDTQLIRGIVLDKEVVHGGMPKRVEKAKIALINAPLEIEKTEISAEINISTPEQMKLFLEEENRMLKSMVDKIVATGANVVICQKGIDDMAQHYLAKAGVLAVRRVKESDMYKLAKATGARVVTNIEELSPSDLGYADLVEERKVETDKWVFIEGCKDPRAVTILIRGGSQRVVDEADRSIHDAIMVVKDVVEQPYILTGGGAPEAFAAQRLREWANTLAGREQLAVERFAEALEVIPLTLAENAGMDPIDTQVQLRAMQEKSTKPVYGVNVLKGKVEDLSKSNVCEPLVVKEQIIASAAEAASMILRIDDIIAASKPKEEKGGKGAGGKGGMGGMDME